In Aegilops tauschii subsp. strangulata cultivar AL8/78 chromosome 3, Aet v6.0, whole genome shotgun sequence, one genomic interval encodes:
- the LOC109765319 gene encoding uncharacterized protein encodes MVGCLNGSVVTISHSVKNMRDDVAFEVRNPLRNKRGMAFLPGLNLTIREGCFYSWTQLFLKEEGDGSLSYFYVILENTADATKPRVHVYMLQNGDDAWHKHLTMADCDLYPPSWIKAVLVDNKIYMVNSPKEIAVLDLKASILSTIQLPHGVSIDHIGTTLLSRADDGYGLYLIHIKELQLQIWLYNGDNWLLVDTICLSEICADLFEDEPTADIRLNHVGDYTEFVFLEMGRCALYLDVKCRTLRKVYEMTADEFHLGDIYPFMTSWPPIFPALMDVPARLLVTLY; translated from the exons ATGGTGGGCTGCCTGAACGGCAGCGTCGTCACCATCTCGCACTCAGTAAAAAACATGCGAGATGACGTTGCATTTGAGGTGCGCAACCCGCTGCGCAACAAGAGAGGTATGGCCTTCCTCCCAGGATTAAACCTCACAATCCGGGAAGGCTGTTTCTACAGTTGGACACAACTCTTCCTCAAAGAAGAAGGGGATGGCAGCTTGTCCTACTTTTATGTCATCTTGGAGAATACCGCGGATGCAACAAAACCTAGGGTGCATGTGTATATGCTGCAAAATGGTGATGATGCCTGGCACAAACATCTTACCATGGCTGACTGCGACCTGTATCCACCATCTTGGATCAAAGCTGTGCTGGTGGACAACAAAATCTATATGGTGAACTCCCCGAAAGAAATTGCTGTCTTGGATTTGAAGGCCTCAATCTTATCGACAATTCAGCTCCCACATGGGGTGAGTATTGACCACATAGGCACTACCCTGTTGTCGCGTGCTGATGATGGTTATGGTCTATATCTCATCCATATCAAGGAGCTTCAACTTCAAATCTGGCTCTACAATGGGGACAACTGGTTGCTCGTGGACACCATTTGCTTGAGTGAAATCTGTGCTGATTTGTTTGAGGATGAGCCTACTGCTGATATCCGATTAAACCATGTGGGAGACTATACTGAGTTTGTATTCTTGGAGATGGGTCGTTGCGCACTCTACTTGGATGTCAAGTGCAGGACACTGCGTAAAGTGTACGAGATGACAGCAGATGAGTTTCATTTGGGTGATATCTATCCTTTTATGACGAGCTGGCCTCCCATTTTCCCTGCCCTCATGGATGTTCCTGCAAG GTTACTAGTTACATTATATTAG